From the genome of Phycisphaerae bacterium:
CGGTCGCCGTCCACTCCCGATCCGTCGGGCCGAACATCGTGACTACGGGCGTGCCGAACGCATTGGCAAAATGACGTGGCCCGGTGTCGTTGGTGATCAGCAGACTCGATCGGCGAATGAGAGCCTTCAACGGCCCCAGCCTCATGACCGGATTGTCCAGCACCGTCGGACGCTGCCGCATGTGGCCAGCCACCCTCCGGGCTACGTCAATCTCCTTCGGACCACAAGCGATCAGGACCGCCGCGCTCATCTGCTCGACGAGCCGATCGGCCACTTCCGCGAACCGCTCGGGCACCCAACACTTGGCCGGGCCATAGGCGGCACCAGGATTCAACACGACCACGGGCTGGCCAGGCTGCACGCCGGCCGCCTCGAGGGCATCGGTCGCCACCTGCTCCTGCTCCGGCGTGGTGAACAGCTCGGGCACCATCGGGCAATCTCGGCAACCGAGATACCGGGCGATCGCGTTGTAGTAACGGATCATGGAAACCGGCACGAACTTGCCGTCAAACTTGTGCGGCAGCAGCTTGTCCGTCAGAAGCAGCCCCCGTCCGTCCCGGTCATAGCCGATCCGGCGAGGAACCCCCGCCAGCCGAGCGAACAAGGCCGCCCGAAACGAA
Proteins encoded in this window:
- the waaF gene encoding lipopolysaccharide heptosyltransferase II; protein product: MPQEAHSDHGAADPPGGKTRFRRPDPARILIILPNWVGDLVLATPALRSIRARFAGIHLTGVVKGPMAEVLAGGDWFDELVHWPGGQTRDTRRQSFLGMASELRDRKFDWALLMCNSFRAALFARLAGVPRRIGYDRDGRGLLLTDKLLPHKFDGKFVPVSMIRYYNAIARYLGCRDCPMVPELFTTPEQEQVATDALEAAGVQPGQPVVVLNPGAAYGPAKCWVPERFAEVADRLVEQMSAAVLIACGPKEIDVARRVAGHMRQRPTVLDNPVMRLGPLKALIRRSSLLITNDTGPRHFANAFGTPVVTMFGPTDREWTATEVASEKELHVPVDCGPCMKRQCSVDHRCMTRISSDMVLAAAIELLKGRAAAAAT